In Heterodontus francisci isolate sHetFra1 chromosome 48, sHetFra1.hap1, whole genome shotgun sequence, a single window of DNA contains:
- the LOC137357417 gene encoding histidine N-acetyltransferase-like: MAVTSQPRNLNCILLNQRASTGKMGQMAFFCAVCPRECPITFHGRSTSSNECAYTGEQAMRINTLTIHFICLHALPFHTSHIQAFCIQGTDSFWDPHLPENTRYTTDGSAGSEDVPYQGVKILFKLMLINGPFCKLLLFMLVASRGPGMNYEASHSDSRLDFCLAAEEDSEQVLSIYVKETDYMASTYHDWLQERNRMVILGKQNGRMVATLSIHIVDDGQTALMEGIRIVTSERGKGFLKSLYQYGCDLVGRTYPAVTKQTFLVDSPYYRKFHIINKQSLISLQFPSINAPTLVSEVISNMKKSGAKHWEPSSLKPDDVRSVFLNRTVIDTVLPGRRIIQRGSVFKPLESNLDILLKRDISWIADRKENTRAVSLGTAPYRDPMGNYVYRIDIFGKDLSAVKSVFLSQLQNLPLLQGNVICLLSVNPSLSPQMWEFCTKEVGLKKGKQYWKDEFIIEGDLIQNLFRG, encoded by the exons ATGGCggtaacatcacagcccagaaatttGAACTGTATTCTGTTGAATCAAAGAGCCAGTAccggcaagatgggccaaatggccttcttctgtgctgtatgcccTCGGGAATGTCCCATAACCTTCCACGGGAGGTCCACTAGCAGTAATGAATGCGCATACACAGGAGAGCAGGCCATGAGG ATTAATACATTGACGATTCATTTTATTTGCCTCCATGCTCTGCCCTTCCACACATCCCACATCCAGGCCTTCTGTATCCAGGGCACTGATAGTTTTTGGGATCCACACTTACCGGAGAACACCAGGTACACGACTGATGGATCGGCCGGGAGTGAGGATGTGCCATACCAGGGGG TTAAAATTCTGTTCAAGCTCATGCTGATTAATGGTCCTTTCTGCAAATTGTTGCTGTTCATGCTTGTGGCATCTCGCGGCCCAGGCATGAACTATGAAGCCTCC CACTCGGATTCAAGGTTGGACTTTTGCCTGGCTGCAGAAGAAGATTCTGAACAGGTTCTGTCCATTTATGTCAAAGAGACGGATTACATGGCAAGTACCTACCATGACTGGCTCCAAGAGAGAAACCGGATGGTCATTTTGGGAAAACAGAACGGCCGAATG GTAGCTACGTTGTCTATTCATATTGTGGATGATGGACAGACAGCACTCATGGAAGGGATCAGAATAGTTACGTCAGAAAGAGGAAAAGGATTCCTAAAATCGCTGTACCAATACGGCTGTGATTTGGTCGGACGGACGTACCCTGCGGTGACCAAGCAGACGTTTCTTGTAGATTCACCGTATTACAGGAAATTCCACATAATTAACAAACAG TCCTTGATTTCTCTTCAATTTCCATCAATAAATGCCCCCACTTTGGTGAGCGAGGTGATCAGCAACATGAAGAAAAGTGGGGCTAAACATTGGGAACCGAGTTCCCTGAAACCGGACGACGTGAGGTCGGTATTCCTGAACAGAACCGTGATTGACACAGTGCTGCCGGGCAGGAGAATCATTCAGAGGGGATCCGTATTCAAACCACTGGAGAGCAACCTGGATATTTTACTGAAGCGGGATATCAGCTGGATAGCAGATAGAAAGGAGAACACACGTGCTGTGAGTTTGGGCACAGCTCCCTACAGAGATCCAATGGGAAACTATGTTTACAGAATAGACATATTTGGGAAAGATTTATCAGCTGTGAAAAGTGTCTTCCTCTCTCAGCTGCAAAACCTGCCTCTTTTACAAGGCAACGTCATCTGCCTACTGTCTGTAAATCCATCGCTGTCCCCCCAGATGTGGGAATTCTGTACCAAAGAAGTGGGGCTTAAGAAAGGGAAACAATATTGGAAAGATGAGTTTATAATAGAGGGGGATCTGATCCAAAACCTCTTTAGAGGGTAA